A region from the Oncorhynchus keta strain PuntledgeMale-10-30-2019 chromosome 5, Oket_V2, whole genome shotgun sequence genome encodes:
- the LOC118384654 gene encoding cysteine protease atg4da-like, with product MAIRKRPPDSWTSPVVMNPSSPCEGQCPEGDPPDDWFHLSTMSLGTQGSDGSQDDPEEPEERGRLKSKLVSAWNNVKYGWSFKSKARFSKTSPLTMLGQSYLLSHGVERECFRQAFATLLWLTYRRGFPQLDGSSLTTDSGWGCMLRSGQMLLAQGLLLHLLPPGWTWLSANHVSKDDMEVQESRSLGPEVTKKGRRKSIVSFLESRTEVTHRRVVSWFGDHPIAPFGLHQLVEQGTSAGKKAGDWYGPSIVAHILRKAVDAASAEVSNLTVYVAQDCTVYIDDVVRLCERPLSEGSTGPSPAWKSVIILVPVRLGGEVLNTTYIKCVKNLLRLECCIGIIGGKPKHSLFFVGYQDEQLLYLDPHYSQSTVDITQDNFPLESFHCKCPRKISFSRMDPSCTIGFYAKSQKEFELLCSTVSTALSSSTEKYPIFTIAEGQGQDGGQEDESDAPPNSITHILTKDKARLRRTNNSNSMDEFVLL from the exons ATGGCAATAAGGAAACGACCTCCAGACAGTTGGACAAGCCCAGTAGTCATGAACCCCAGTTCTCCCTGTGAGGGCCAGTGCCCTGAGGGTGACCCTCCAGATGATTGGTTCCACCTTTCCACCATGTCTCTGGGAACTCAGGGCTCTGATGGGAGCCAGGATGACCCAGAGGAACCTGAGGAGAGAGGCAGACTCAAGTCCAAGTTGGTGTCGGCATGGAACAATGTCAAATATG GCTGGTCGTTCAAGTCAAAGGCCCGCTTCAGCAAGACCTCTCCTCTGACCATGCTTGGACAGTCTTATCTGCTCAGTCATGGAG TGGAGAGGGAGTGCTTTCGCCAGGCCTTTGCCACTCTGCTGTGGCTGACGTACAGGCGGGGCTTCCCACAGCTGGATGGTTCCTCTCTGACCACAGACAGTGGGTGGGGCTGCATGCTGCGCAGTGGACAGATGCTGCTGGCACAGGGGCTGCTGCTACACCTGCTGCCGCCAG GctggacctggctctctgccaacCATGTGTCCAAAGATGACATGGAGGTACAGGAGTCTCGCTCCTTGGGTCCAGAGGTGACTaagaagggaaggaggaagagcaTAGTGTCCTTCCTGGAGAGCCGGACTGAGGTCACTCACAGACGGGTGGTGTCCTGGTTTGGGGACCATCCCATCGCCCCGTTCGGGCTGCACCAGCTGGTGGAACAGGGCACAAGCGCAGGGAAGAAGGCAGGGGACTGGTACGGCCCCTCCATCGTAGCACACATTCTTCG taagGCTGTTGACGCAGCATCAGCAGAGGTGTCCAATCTGACAGTGTATGTAGCACAGGACTGCACTG TGTACATAGATGATGTGGTGAGGCTGTGTGAGAGACCTCTATCTGAGGGCTCCACAGGACCCAGTCCAGCCTGGAAGTCTGTCATCATCCTGGTCCCTGTGCGCCTGGGAGGAGAAGTCCTCAACACCACCTACATCAAATGTGTCAAA AATCTCCTGAGGTTAGAATGCTGCATTGGAATCATTGGTGGCAAACCCAAGCACTCTCTGTTCTTCGTTGGGTACCAAG ACGAACAGCTGCTGTACTTGGACCCCCACTACAGCCAGTCCACAGTAGATATTACACAGGATAACTTCCCCTTAGAG TCGTTTCACTGTAAGTGTCCCAGGAAGATCTCCTTCAGTCGCATGGATCCCAGCTGCACTATAGGCTTCTATGCCAAGAGCCAGAAGGAATTTGAGTTACTGTGTTCAACTGTTAGCACG GCTCTCTCATCATCAACAGAAAAGTACCCCATCTTCACCATTGCAGAGGGTCAGGGACAGGATGGGGGGCAGGAGGATGAGAGTGATGCACCCCCAAACTCTATCACCCACATCCTGACCAAGGACAAGGCGAGGCTGAGAAGGACCAATAACAGCAACAGCATGGATGAGTTTGTGTTATTgtga
- the LOC118384656 gene encoding galactose-3-O-sulfotransferase 3-like, with protein MRTRRSPPPVAFLKAHKTGSSTVQNLMFRLEEKENLTFAFPYYAYQFSYPDRFRVDFVDELPPGSSQFDMLCSHMRLDLGQLKQVMPKNTIYITLLRDPLHTFEYVFSYYTSTVPAFTLAKKAADTANRKSALSVFLEAPESYWDPTEPGNGLARNPMSFDLGLSSQEWNASWPMELTQLEEAFQLVMIAEHFDESLVLLGALLQLEPEELAYVHLNVRAPSDITPIEDDTKARLWAWNSLDVLLYNLFLQVFWEKAEQYGPGRLKREVNLLRASTQRLRQKCVARGGVPPGELEDLVRPWQTDIVTILGYKVRGNLTLQEEGLCVRLVLPELQYHSHLYFQQYGHDMRSIPTD; from the exons ATGAGGACAAGGAGGAGCCCTCCACCTGTAGCTTTCCTCAAAGCACACAAGACTGGAAGCAGCACTGTTCAGAATCTGATGTTCCGCCTTGAGGAGAAGGAGAACCTCACTTTCGCCTTCCCCTATTACGCATACCAGTTCAGCTACCCAGATAG GTTCCGAGTAGACTTTGTAGATGAGCTGCCACCGGGTTCCTCTCAGTTCGACATGCTCTGCAGCCACATGCGGCTGGACCTGGGACAGCTGAAACAGGTGATGCCCAAGAACACTATCTACATCACCCTGCTGCGTGATCCTCTACATACCTTTGAGTACGTTTTCAGCTACTACACTTCCACTGTACCTGCCTTCACTCTAGCCAAAAAGGCAGCTGACACAGCTAACAGGAAGTCAGCCCTCTCAGTCTTCCTGGAGGCCCCAGAGTCCTACTGGGACCCTACAGAACCTGGAAATGGCCTAGCCAGGAACCCTATGAGCTTTGACCTGGGCCTCAGCAGCCAAGAGTGGAACGCATCCTGGCCCATGGAGCTGACTCAGCTGGAGGAGGCCTTCCAGCTGGTAATGATTGCTGAGCACTTTGATGAGTCTCTGGTTCTCCTGGGGGCTCTGCTGCAGCTGGAGCCTGAGGAGCTGGCCTATGTGCACCTGAATGTCCGCGCCCCCTCGGACATCACCCCGATAGAGGACGACACCAAGGCCAGGCTCTGGGCCTGGAACAGTCTGGATGTGCTGCTCTACAACTTATTTCTGCAGGTGTTCTGGGAGAAAGCTGAGCAGTATGGCCCGGGGAGACTGAAAAGGGAGGTGAACCTACTGAGGGCCTCCACACAGAGGCTCAGACAGAAGTGTGTGGCCAGAGGAGGAGTGCCCCCTGGTGAGCTGGAGGACCTGGTCAGGCCCTGGCAGACCGACATAGTCACCATCCTGGGATACAAGGTACGAGGGAACCTGACTCTGCAGGAAGAGGGGCTCTGTGTGCGACTAGTGCTGCCTGAGCTACAGTACCACTCTCACCTGTATTTCCAGCAGTATGGCCATGACATGAGGTCCATACCTACAGACTAA